From Pandoraea norimbergensis, the proteins below share one genomic window:
- a CDS encoding penicillin acylase family protein — protein sequence MTFRFNRPDRHRHASARIVLGALCLAVLGGCAADASHSPAVAGSAEPQRYRAQIERTTDGMPHIVADDWGSLGWGAAYVQAQDDLCTMAQSFVTYRGERSRYFGAKGTQPTDSTLGDIDNLDSDVFFRLVADDARLQAYREAQTPQFRELVDGFAAGYNRYLQDWQRNKTAPSHAACRSEPWVTAISPDDVYRRLFAANLAGGMARFAGRVASAMPPGKTSGVLQPQGSTSPVEKLALREGELDVGGGRGIGSNALAFGAQGSAGAQSVLLGNPHWFLEGPDRFYQMRLTVPGQLDVSGVSFLGVPVVMIGFNHDIAWTHTVSAARRFGLFQLSLAPNSDTTYLVDGKPVAMTPVTITVPVREADGTVHPRSRTLYRTALGPVVNLGAMSPALQWRAGADGKPGQAFVIRDINADNYRVFANFLAWGRATSLDDFVGIARREAATPWVNTVAIGRDDPRVWFGDVGAVPNVPDALAAQCTPPLGKAFAAQAPGVPFLDGSRSACGWQSSPKAAQAGALPADAMPQLFRHDYVANMNNTHWIVNPAQPLTGFAAVTGGERSEMGLRPRLGFRLADQRIHGSDGLGAPGATADSVARAALDARSMSALLFKSQAVASACKPDGGRQIVSVQPIEKDRNATPARDVDIAEACRVLQRWDNTAGPFAQGAVLWDAWWAQIKSVPEDKRFAVPFDPQRPLDTPDTLNVDGKTLANWLGIAVLRLREGGFTPDVETGSAMYAVRNGVRIPWFGGCDDEGYFTSGCNSDARIENGALKIDAHAFSNSYLQVVTFGANGGPVDARTLMAGSQSDDPASAHFADGTLRYSKQAWVARPLDTTRTVDGALWLDSTQATPTLLSNMPKGKDIPARWGALSKQGMPAREASELLGTSEAELVAAEQGSGVVPLRVAPSDLRAMLARLHRLGRIEVMVRTEHGIAEQVIRSPKPLFDASGKATGALDMTVDASRWASAYAVTRYYGPKREPYRQLQFFDTQGRNIAKITSVDEQHVTDYDAFVAAFRAPGTQGHVVAPPGRTAPATSPDQAAYNLCQRMDQDGRRARLALADALDAAKSGGWPVRIDVSNDGASLAQAGRIEQVRNIGGGWLSVQIRDFTLHVRALGIAARCDDLGKNDGQITLLDSRGVPSVSLSLTRQATEQQHQRWLALWQENPTASGKQAISQNAPTR from the coding sequence ATGACATTTCGCTTCAACCGTCCGGATCGTCATCGCCATGCCAGCGCACGCATCGTGCTGGGCGCGCTCTGTCTTGCCGTGCTGGGTGGCTGCGCGGCAGACGCGTCGCACTCGCCAGCGGTGGCAGGTAGTGCGGAGCCACAGCGTTATCGCGCACAAATCGAGCGGACGACGGACGGCATGCCGCATATCGTCGCCGATGATTGGGGAAGCCTAGGCTGGGGCGCCGCGTATGTGCAGGCACAGGACGACCTCTGCACGATGGCGCAGTCGTTCGTCACGTATCGGGGCGAACGATCGCGCTACTTTGGCGCAAAGGGCACACAACCGACCGATTCGACGCTGGGTGACATCGACAATCTGGATTCCGATGTCTTCTTCCGACTGGTGGCCGACGACGCGCGGCTACAGGCCTACCGCGAGGCCCAGACGCCGCAATTCCGTGAACTGGTCGATGGCTTTGCCGCGGGCTACAACCGCTATCTTCAAGACTGGCAACGCAACAAGACCGCGCCGTCGCACGCGGCTTGCCGCAGCGAACCGTGGGTGACGGCTATTTCACCAGACGACGTCTACCGGCGTTTGTTCGCCGCCAATCTCGCGGGCGGCATGGCGCGATTCGCAGGCCGAGTGGCGAGCGCGATGCCGCCGGGAAAAACGTCAGGGGTACTGCAACCGCAAGGCAGCACATCGCCGGTCGAGAAGCTTGCATTGCGTGAAGGGGAGCTCGACGTCGGCGGCGGGCGGGGTATCGGCAGTAACGCACTCGCGTTCGGCGCGCAGGGCAGCGCAGGCGCGCAGTCAGTATTGCTCGGCAACCCGCACTGGTTCCTCGAAGGACCCGACCGTTTCTATCAGATGCGATTGACCGTGCCGGGCCAACTCGACGTCAGCGGCGTGTCGTTTCTGGGCGTTCCCGTGGTCATGATCGGCTTCAACCACGACATCGCGTGGACGCACACGGTGTCCGCCGCGCGACGTTTCGGCTTGTTTCAGTTGTCTCTCGCGCCGAACTCGGACACCACTTATCTGGTCGACGGCAAACCTGTCGCCATGACACCCGTCACCATTACGGTCCCGGTCCGTGAGGCCGACGGCACAGTGCACCCCCGAAGCCGCACGCTCTACCGCACGGCGCTGGGGCCGGTCGTCAATCTCGGTGCGATGTCGCCCGCGTTGCAGTGGCGGGCCGGTGCGGATGGAAAGCCCGGTCAGGCGTTCGTGATTCGAGACATCAATGCCGACAACTACCGGGTGTTCGCGAACTTCCTTGCGTGGGGCCGTGCGACGTCGCTCGACGATTTCGTCGGAATTGCTCGCAGGGAGGCCGCAACGCCGTGGGTCAACACGGTCGCGATTGGCCGCGACGATCCGCGAGTGTGGTTTGGTGACGTCGGCGCGGTGCCGAACGTGCCCGACGCGCTGGCAGCACAATGCACACCGCCGCTCGGCAAGGCGTTCGCCGCGCAGGCGCCGGGCGTGCCGTTCCTTGATGGATCACGTTCGGCCTGCGGCTGGCAGTCCAGCCCGAAGGCTGCCCAAGCGGGGGCGTTGCCCGCCGACGCGATGCCGCAGTTGTTCCGCCACGATTACGTCGCGAACATGAACAACACGCACTGGATCGTCAACCCCGCGCAGCCACTGACCGGCTTTGCCGCTGTGACAGGCGGTGAGCGCTCGGAAATGGGGTTGCGGCCACGGCTGGGCTTCCGACTGGCCGACCAACGCATTCATGGCAGCGACGGCCTCGGCGCGCCCGGGGCAACGGCCGACAGCGTCGCACGCGCTGCGCTCGACGCACGTTCGATGTCCGCGCTTCTGTTCAAATCGCAGGCGGTGGCAAGCGCCTGCAAGCCCGACGGCGGTCGTCAGATTGTGTCGGTACAACCCATCGAAAAGGATCGCAACGCAACGCCAGCGCGAGATGTCGACATTGCCGAAGCGTGCCGCGTGTTGCAACGCTGGGACAACACCGCTGGTCCGTTCGCGCAGGGTGCCGTGCTGTGGGATGCATGGTGGGCACAAATCAAATCGGTTCCGGAAGACAAACGGTTTGCGGTGCCGTTCGACCCGCAGCGTCCGCTCGACACCCCCGACACGCTGAATGTCGACGGCAAGACGCTCGCCAACTGGCTCGGCATTGCGGTGTTGCGGCTGCGGGAGGGTGGTTTCACGCCGGACGTGGAAACCGGCTCCGCTATGTACGCAGTGCGCAACGGTGTGCGGATTCCGTGGTTCGGCGGCTGCGACGACGAGGGCTATTTCACCTCGGGCTGCAATAGCGACGCCCGCATTGAGAACGGTGCGCTCAAGATCGACGCGCACGCGTTCTCGAACAGCTATCTGCAAGTGGTCACGTTCGGTGCGAACGGCGGACCGGTGGACGCGCGCACGCTCATGGCGGGCTCACAGTCGGATGACCCGGCCTCGGCGCACTTCGCCGACGGCACGTTGCGCTACAGCAAGCAGGCATGGGTTGCCCGTCCGCTCGACACCACACGCACCGTTGACGGCGCACTTTGGCTCGACAGTACACAAGCAACACCGACATTGTTGTCGAATATGCCGAAGGGGAAAGACATCCCGGCGCGTTGGGGAGCCTTGTCAAAGCAGGGGATGCCAGCGCGCGAAGCCAGTGAACTGCTTGGCACGTCCGAAGCGGAACTCGTGGCCGCAGAGCAGGGTAGTGGGGTCGTCCCCCTGCGTGTCGCGCCCTCGGATTTGCGGGCAATGCTCGCCAGACTTCACCGATTGGGGCGCATCGAGGTGATGGTGCGCACGGAGCATGGCATTGCCGAGCAGGTCATCCGTTCGCCGAAGCCCCTCTTTGACGCGAGCGGCAAGGCGACCGGTGCACTGGACATGACGGTCGATGCGTCGCGCTGGGCATCCGCGTATGCCGTCACACGCTACTACGGCCCGAAGCGCGAACCCTATCGTCAACTGCAATTCTTCGACACGCAGGGGCGAAATATCGCCAAGATCACGTCCGTGGACGAGCAACACGTGACGGACTACGATGCATTCGTCGCCGCATTTCGTGCGCCGGGCACGCAGGGCCACGTCGTAGCCCCGCCCGGACGCACTGCGCCCGCCACGTCGCCGGACCAAGCGGCATATAACCTGTGCCAGCGCATGGATCAGGACGGGCGTCGAGCCAGACTGGCCTTGGCCGACGCGCTCGATGCCGCCAAGTCTGGCGGCTGGCCGGTGCGGATCGACGTCAGCAACGACGGGGCGTCGTTGGCGCAAGCCGGGCGCATCGAGCAAGTCAGGAATATCGGCGGCGGATGGCTGAGCGTACAGATTCGGGATTTCACGCTGCACGTGCGCGCGTTGGGTATTGCCGCGAGATGTGATGACCTCGGCAAGAACGACGGACAAATCACGTTGCTGGACAGCAGAGGCGTGCCGTCCGTCTCACTGTCGCTTACGCGGCAAGCCACCGAACAACAGCACCAACGCTGGCTTGCCCTGTGGCAGGAAAACCCTACGGCCAGCGGCAAACAAGCTATCTCGCAGAACGCCCCCACTAGATAA
- a CDS encoding ABC transporter substrate-binding protein: protein MKRRSFCAGAAAMLASAGPWVHAAGRPTTASAPPSGLRILAPDRGAVSSLLALGIEPVAGADRAFYDSMGAEPRMPPGMNIVNSGDPIEPNLELMIELGINWCVTVTTPQIARERMGVVAPVTHLDIFTGATGALDRAAEGLRTLARMTGREEQAAAYITQVEAHMTEVARTLAASGRPAQRQTYLVTLNDGGRSMVAYGRNSIMWDVMTRVGLRNAWTRSTNEYGFSVGGVELLAEAPDADIVVVDFGASTTAALRQLAVSPFWNRLASVRAGRVYRIPLIDLFNSYPSASTLLRGLDGLIRREDFRHV, encoded by the coding sequence ATGAAACGTCGTAGTTTTTGTGCCGGCGCGGCTGCCATGTTGGCGAGTGCCGGTCCTTGGGTCCACGCGGCCGGACGCCCGACGACGGCGTCCGCGCCCCCGTCCGGGTTGCGCATTCTTGCGCCCGATCGCGGCGCCGTGTCGTCGCTGCTCGCGCTGGGTATCGAACCCGTCGCGGGGGCCGATCGCGCCTTCTACGATTCGATGGGTGCCGAACCGCGCATGCCGCCGGGCATGAACATCGTCAACAGCGGCGACCCAATCGAGCCGAACCTCGAACTGATGATCGAGTTGGGCATCAACTGGTGCGTCACTGTGACCACGCCGCAAATCGCCCGCGAGCGCATGGGTGTCGTCGCGCCGGTCACCCATCTCGATATCTTCACGGGGGCGACCGGTGCCCTCGACCGTGCGGCCGAGGGGCTGCGCACGCTGGCGCGCATGACCGGCCGCGAGGAGCAAGCCGCCGCCTATATCACGCAGGTCGAAGCCCACATGACCGAGGTCGCCCGAACGCTGGCGGCGAGCGGTCGTCCGGCACAACGTCAGACCTATCTGGTAACACTCAACGACGGCGGCCGATCAATGGTCGCGTATGGCCGCAACAGCATCATGTGGGACGTGATGACCCGCGTGGGCCTGCGCAACGCGTGGACACGCAGCACCAACGAGTACGGGTTCAGTGTCGGTGGCGTAGAGCTACTGGCGGAAGCGCCGGACGCCGACATTGTCGTCGTGGATTTCGGGGCGTCGACAACGGCCGCGTTGCGCCAACTCGCCGTGAGCCCATTCTGGAACCGGCTGGCGTCTGTGCGGGCAGGCCGCGTCTACCGGATTCCGCTCATCGATCTGTTCAACTCGTATCCGTCGGCATCGACACTGCTGCGCGGACTTGACGGGCTCATCCGCCGGGAGGACTTCCGTCATGTCTAG
- the fhuB gene encoding Fe(3+)-hydroxamate ABC transporter permease FhuB: MSSMVIPTPMPPREKSPLSFVLLLFVLALGLTWLNLHNALPATGWRGLLPGADPDDMKRVVIEYSFAPRLAVSLLAGVALSLAGGLFQHVLRNPLAEPTTLGVAAGANLAMTVTTLWFPSLLIEHRDAVALGGAVAAFALVFVIAWAHSLSPLVLILCGLVVTLCAGSIGSVLSLFFHEGLLGVFVWQSGALNQNSWAIAEQLLPRVALGAVAAALLVRPLSVMAVGDDASRALGVSLRWLRLGALFVGTLLCAWIVSALGVIGFVGLAGPALARLAGARTLGRRLAWGAVIGALLLWLADQLVQWLGLWMPEIPTGIATALLGAPLLLWLLPQLHDSAHVHRHEGSVAQRAQRNLWVAVIGALLLLVVMTVAAMLVSRGLSGWRVDTFESLGRLRSLRIPRVVGALAAGAMLSVAGILIQRLTANPMASPEVLGISSGASLGLIVLLFAVNSPSQAMQLGAASAGAFAALGAMFLLARRSGFSPERLILTGIGISTVFSGLASLMMASGDPRMAMMLAWMAGSTYGVGATQATVALVIAVVLLPLVLIAARALDILPLGEAVARSVGVNVGRSRFALLLAAAVLSAAATLIIGPISFVGLMGPHIARLLGLQRPVSQIFGGAFVGGAMLVLADWIGRNALFPDQMPAGLLATFVGGPYFLMLIWRDRA, translated from the coding sequence ATGTCTAGCATGGTCATCCCGACCCCGATGCCGCCGCGCGAGAAGTCGCCGCTGTCGTTCGTCCTGCTCCTCTTCGTGCTTGCGCTGGGACTGACATGGCTCAATCTGCACAACGCGCTGCCGGCCACCGGCTGGCGCGGCCTGTTGCCCGGCGCCGATCCCGACGACATGAAGCGCGTGGTGATCGAGTATTCGTTTGCCCCCCGTCTGGCCGTGTCGCTGCTGGCGGGTGTCGCGCTCTCGCTCGCGGGCGGCCTGTTCCAGCACGTATTGCGCAATCCGCTCGCGGAACCGACGACGCTGGGGGTGGCGGCGGGCGCCAACCTCGCCATGACCGTCACGACGCTGTGGTTTCCGTCGCTACTGATCGAACATCGCGACGCCGTCGCGCTGGGCGGTGCCGTCGCCGCGTTTGCGCTGGTGTTCGTGATCGCCTGGGCGCACTCGCTCTCGCCGCTGGTGCTCATTCTGTGCGGTCTGGTCGTGACGCTGTGCGCCGGGTCCATCGGTTCGGTGTTGTCATTGTTCTTCCATGAAGGGCTGCTCGGCGTTTTCGTCTGGCAATCGGGCGCACTCAACCAGAACAGCTGGGCCATTGCCGAGCAGTTGTTGCCACGCGTCGCGCTGGGTGCCGTGGCCGCGGCGTTGCTAGTGCGGCCGCTGTCGGTGATGGCCGTCGGCGACGATGCCTCCCGCGCGCTGGGGGTATCCCTGCGCTGGTTGCGACTGGGCGCGCTCTTCGTCGGCACGTTGCTGTGTGCGTGGATCGTAAGCGCACTTGGTGTTATCGGCTTCGTGGGACTCGCCGGACCGGCGCTCGCGCGCCTTGCCGGGGCCCGCACGCTCGGAAGACGCCTCGCGTGGGGGGCCGTCATCGGCGCCTTGTTGCTGTGGCTTGCCGACCAGTTGGTGCAATGGCTAGGTCTGTGGATGCCGGAGATTCCGACCGGTATCGCGACGGCGTTGCTGGGCGCGCCACTGTTGTTGTGGCTCTTGCCGCAATTGCACGACAGCGCACACGTGCATCGCCATGAGGGCTCGGTGGCGCAGCGCGCACAGCGCAATCTTTGGGTCGCGGTGATTGGCGCGTTGCTGCTGCTCGTCGTCATGACGGTTGCCGCCATGCTCGTCTCGCGCGGCTTATCGGGCTGGCGCGTGGACACCTTCGAGTCGCTCGGCCGCCTGAGGTCGTTACGCATACCCCGCGTGGTCGGGGCACTCGCAGCGGGCGCCATGCTGTCGGTCGCGGGCATTCTGATCCAGCGTCTGACGGCGAATCCGATGGCCAGCCCGGAAGTGCTGGGGATCTCGTCGGGCGCATCACTCGGGCTGATCGTGCTGCTGTTCGCGGTGAATTCACCGTCTCAGGCGATGCAGCTTGGTGCCGCGTCAGCCGGGGCGTTTGCGGCGCTGGGGGCCATGTTTCTCTTGGCGCGGCGCAGCGGCTTTTCGCCTGAACGTCTGATTCTGACGGGCATCGGTATCAGCACGGTCTTCAGCGGCCTGGCGTCGCTGATGATGGCCAGCGGCGATCCGCGTATGGCGATGATGCTCGCGTGGATGGCCGGATCGACCTATGGCGTGGGCGCGACGCAGGCCACCGTGGCGCTGGTGATCGCGGTCGTACTGCTGCCGCTGGTGCTGATTGCTGCGCGTGCGCTCGACATTCTGCCGTTGGGCGAAGCCGTCGCCCGGTCGGTCGGCGTGAATGTCGGACGCTCCCGGTTCGCGTTGCTGCTGGCCGCCGCCGTGTTGAGCGCGGCTGCCACACTCATCATTGGGCCGATTTCGTTTGTCGGGCTGATGGGGCCGCACATCGCCCGATTGCTGGGGCTGCAACGTCCCGTGTCGCAGATCTTCGGGGGGGCCTTTGTCGGCGGCGCGATGCTGGTGCTGGCGGACTGGATCGGCCGAAATGCATTGTTCCCTGACCAGATGCCGGCGGGCCTGTTGGCCACGTTCGTCGGTGGACCGTATTTCCTGATGCTGATCTGGCGAGACCGCGCCTGA
- a CDS encoding ATP-binding cassette domain-containing protein codes for MEDTEFAATPSQVAQVAQPERDAHAVPSPMYDLCDVSFKAGERTLLQPLTLTLAPRRVIGLIGHNGSGKSTLVKLLARQQAPASGEIRFENTPLGDWQGRALARKIAYLPQHTPPAAGLRVRELVRFGRYPWHGPLGRFSAQDLARVDEAMELTGVSRFADRLVDTLSGGERQRVWLAMLVAQDADCLLLDEPIAALDVAHQVEVLSLVQSLSRTRGLGVVVVLHDINMAARFCDEIVALRGGRLCARGTPAELMTSERLEDIYGIAMVVMPHPQTGEPVCVVR; via the coding sequence ATGGAAGATACCGAATTCGCCGCCACGCCATCGCAGGTGGCCCAAGTGGCACAACCCGAGCGCGACGCCCACGCGGTGCCGTCGCCGATGTACGACCTGTGCGACGTATCGTTCAAGGCGGGCGAGCGCACGTTGCTGCAACCGCTCACGCTCACGCTGGCACCACGCCGCGTGATCGGACTGATTGGCCACAACGGGTCGGGCAAATCGACGCTGGTCAAACTGCTGGCCCGTCAACAGGCGCCGGCCAGCGGTGAGATTCGCTTCGAGAACACCCCGCTGGGCGACTGGCAAGGCAGGGCGCTGGCGCGCAAGATCGCCTATCTGCCGCAGCACACGCCGCCCGCAGCGGGACTGCGCGTGCGCGAGTTGGTGCGCTTTGGACGTTATCCGTGGCATGGGCCGCTGGGACGTTTCTCCGCGCAAGATCTGGCGCGTGTCGACGAAGCCATGGAGCTCACCGGCGTATCGCGCTTTGCCGATCGTCTGGTCGATACGCTCTCGGGCGGCGAGCGCCAGCGCGTCTGGCTGGCCATGCTCGTGGCGCAGGACGCCGACTGTCTCTTGCTCGACGAGCCCATCGCCGCGCTGGACGTTGCCCATCAGGTCGAGGTGCTGTCACTCGTCCAGTCGCTCTCGCGCACCCGAGGGCTGGGTGTGGTGGTGGTGCTGCACGACATCAACATGGCCGCACGCTTCTGCGACGAGATCGTGGCGTTGCGCGGCGGGCGCTTGTGCGCCCGGGGCACACCGGCCGAGCTCATGACGAGCGAGCGTCTGGAAGACATCTACGGCATCGCCATGGTGGTGATGCCGCATCCGCAGACCGGCGAGCCGGTTTGCGTCGTCCGTTAA
- a CDS encoding cyclic peptide export ABC transporter, which translates to MTDRSTGQSTDSPDKTRIGHALFRLFRPFLPMSLFSTVMGVVAGLTTAWLLATINDGLHSPDGITGKTIVTFVVLCAVTLSGNAISGVGNSVIGQKIIAALRKDLSARIVCAPIAEVERYRVHRLLATLNSDVDTVSAVTFNFPGFMTAVAIALGCVAYMLVLSPLLFLFALAAILIGLGINHYASLRWDFHYRGVRGAQDELQKQYRAITEGAKELRLNRARRQRVYGEQLSGAADLIGELKSRAMRLYYAANAMGGMLFFVVIGLILLLQSKLGVDSRVVSGFVIVLLYIRGPIEMIAGGLPTLIQARVSFQRIAELTSQFRNREPRLLDGPAAGEAAFPAMQTLALRGATHAFPAAGDSAPFQLGPIDLEIRRGETLFIVGENGCGKTTLIKTLLSLYTPGQGELLVDGKPVPAEQLDGFRQQFSTVFSDYHLFDDLVASDAQTMAHAQAYLEQLGLAHKVSIVDGAFSTIDLSAGQRKRLALVHAYLENRPWMVLDEWAADQDPTFRRYFYQEMLPDFKRQGKTLIVISHDDRYFGLADRVVRLHQGRIIEEASGSTFAYETHVDGPVNVQVDAPVE; encoded by the coding sequence ATGACCGACCGTTCCACGGGTCAATCGACTGACTCGCCTGACAAGACGCGCATCGGCCACGCGTTGTTCCGGCTGTTCCGGCCCTTCCTGCCGATGAGCCTGTTCTCCACCGTGATGGGCGTGGTGGCAGGTCTCACCACGGCATGGTTGCTCGCGACGATCAACGACGGCCTTCACTCGCCCGACGGCATTACCGGCAAGACCATCGTCACCTTCGTCGTGCTGTGCGCGGTCACACTTTCGGGCAACGCCATCTCCGGCGTGGGCAACAGCGTAATCGGTCAGAAGATCATCGCGGCGCTGCGCAAGGACCTCTCGGCGCGCATCGTCTGTGCGCCGATCGCCGAAGTCGAGCGGTACCGCGTTCACCGCTTGCTTGCGACGCTCAACAGCGACGTCGATACGGTGAGCGCCGTGACCTTCAACTTTCCCGGCTTCATGACGGCCGTGGCGATTGCGCTCGGTTGCGTGGCCTACATGCTGGTGCTCTCGCCGCTGCTGTTCCTGTTTGCGCTGGCGGCGATCCTCATTGGCCTTGGTATCAATCACTACGCCTCGCTGCGCTGGGACTTCCACTACCGCGGCGTACGCGGTGCGCAGGACGAGCTCCAGAAGCAATACCGTGCCATTACGGAGGGTGCCAAGGAGTTGCGTCTGAATCGCGCGCGCCGTCAGCGTGTGTACGGCGAGCAGTTGTCCGGTGCCGCCGACCTGATCGGCGAACTCAAGAGCCGCGCCATGCGCCTGTACTACGCGGCCAACGCGATGGGCGGCATGCTGTTCTTCGTCGTGATCGGGCTCATTCTGCTGCTTCAGTCGAAGCTTGGCGTGGACTCGCGCGTGGTCAGCGGTTTCGTGATCGTGCTGCTGTATATTCGCGGCCCCATTGAAATGATTGCCGGCGGCCTGCCGACGTTGATTCAGGCGCGCGTCTCGTTCCAACGCATTGCCGAACTGACGAGCCAGTTCCGGAATCGTGAGCCGCGCCTGCTCGATGGCCCTGCGGCGGGCGAAGCGGCATTCCCCGCGATGCAGACGCTTGCCCTGCGCGGTGCTACGCATGCATTCCCGGCGGCGGGCGACAGTGCACCGTTCCAGCTTGGACCGATCGATCTCGAAATTCGTCGCGGCGAGACACTCTTCATCGTGGGTGAAAACGGCTGCGGCAAGACCACGCTGATCAAGACGCTGCTCTCGCTCTATACGCCGGGCCAAGGTGAGCTGCTGGTCGACGGCAAGCCGGTGCCAGCGGAACAGCTTGACGGCTTTCGTCAGCAGTTTTCCACGGTGTTCTCGGATTACCACCTGTTCGACGACCTCGTGGCGAGCGATGCCCAGACGATGGCGCACGCACAGGCCTATCTCGAGCAACTTGGGCTGGCGCACAAGGTGAGCATTGTCGACGGCGCGTTTTCGACCATCGACCTGTCGGCCGGGCAGCGCAAGCGTCTGGCGCTGGTGCACGCGTATTTGGAAAACCGCCCGTGGATGGTGCTCGATGAATGGGCCGCCGATCAGGACCCGACATTCCGCCGCTACTTCTATCAGGAGATGCTGCCGGACTTCAAACGTCAGGGCAAAACGCTGATCGTCATTTCCCATGACGACCGGTATTTCGGTCTGGCGGACCGCGTGGTGCGTCTGCATCAGGGACGCATCATCGAGGAAGCCAGCGGCAGCACGTTCGCCTACGAGACGCATGTCGACGGGCCAGTGAATGTGCAGGTTGATGCGCCGGTGGAGTGA